Proteins encoded in a region of the Raphanus sativus cultivar WK10039 chromosome 8, ASM80110v3, whole genome shotgun sequence genome:
- the LOC108836375 gene encoding uncharacterized protein LOC108836375 isoform X2, which yields MDPSSVGSDRGRNPTTLHHLREANPQRSFSSSVGRQRRQRKRTTAVKIQERRWFVRLVWIIHVCFCLQPDKEDEPELETSGKDDKGEKSALPLFETYKEDVYDRIMEGRYKPGSGFVRYAADDVKSSIEMDALVPTAYDPPIWKTKCVGVAADNLTKQKLNSKILE from the exons ATGGATCCAAGCTCAGTTGGGTCCGATCGAGGAAGAAACCCGACGACTCTCCACCATCTGCGAG AGGCGAACCCACAGCGGAGCTTCTCTTCCTCGGTAGGGAGACAGAGAAGACAGAGGAAGAGGACGACGGCGGTGAAGATACAGGAGCGACGGTGGTTTGTTCGTCTAGTGTGGATTATTCACGTCTGCTTTTGTTTGCAACCTG ATAAAGAAGATGAACCTGAGCTAGAGACTAGTGGAAAGGATGACAAGGGGGAAAAGTCGGCTCTTCCTTTGTTTGAAACATATAAGGAGGATGTTTATGACAGAATTATGGAAGGAAGATACAAACCTGGTTCTGGGTTTGTTAGATATGCAGCTGATGATGTTAAAAGCTCCATCGAGATGGATGCTCTTGTTCCTACTGCCTATGATCCTCCAATATGGAAAACAAAGTGTGTG GGAGTTGCAGCAGACAATCTTACCAAACAGAAACTGAACTCGAAGATACTTGAG TAG
- the LOC108836375 gene encoding protein RNA-directed DNA methylation 3 isoform X3, giving the protein MDPSSVGSDRGRNPTTLHHLREANPQRSFSSSVGRQRRQRKRTTAVKIQERRWFVRLVWIIHVCFCLQPDKEDEPELETSGKDDKGEKSALPLFETYKEDVYDRIMEGRYKPGSGFVRYAADDVKSSIEMDALVPTAYDPPIWKTKCVVR; this is encoded by the exons ATGGATCCAAGCTCAGTTGGGTCCGATCGAGGAAGAAACCCGACGACTCTCCACCATCTGCGAG AGGCGAACCCACAGCGGAGCTTCTCTTCCTCGGTAGGGAGACAGAGAAGACAGAGGAAGAGGACGACGGCGGTGAAGATACAGGAGCGACGGTGGTTTGTTCGTCTAGTGTGGATTATTCACGTCTGCTTTTGTTTGCAACCTG ATAAAGAAGATGAACCTGAGCTAGAGACTAGTGGAAAGGATGACAAGGGGGAAAAGTCGGCTCTTCCTTTGTTTGAAACATATAAGGAGGATGTTTATGACAGAATTATGGAAGGAAGATACAAACCTGGTTCTGGGTTTGTTAGATATGCAGCTGATGATGTTAAAAGCTCCATCGAGATGGATGCTCTTGTTCCTACTGCCTATGATCCTCCAATATGGAAAACAAAGTGTGTG GTTAGATGA
- the LOC108836375 gene encoding uncharacterized protein LOC108836375 isoform X1, translating to MDPSSVGSDRGRNPTTLHHLREANPQRSFSSSVGRQRRQRKRTTAVKIQERRWFVRLVWIIHVCFCLQPDKEDEPELETSGKDDKGEKSALPLFETYKEDVYDRIMEGRYKPGSGFVRYAADDVKSSIEMDALVPTAYDPPIWKTKCVKRFHLQLLLILQPNSVLSLLSFS from the exons ATGGATCCAAGCTCAGTTGGGTCCGATCGAGGAAGAAACCCGACGACTCTCCACCATCTGCGAG AGGCGAACCCACAGCGGAGCTTCTCTTCCTCGGTAGGGAGACAGAGAAGACAGAGGAAGAGGACGACGGCGGTGAAGATACAGGAGCGACGGTGGTTTGTTCGTCTAGTGTGGATTATTCACGTCTGCTTTTGTTTGCAACCTG ATAAAGAAGATGAACCTGAGCTAGAGACTAGTGGAAAGGATGACAAGGGGGAAAAGTCGGCTCTTCCTTTGTTTGAAACATATAAGGAGGATGTTTATGACAGAATTATGGAAGGAAGATACAAACCTGGTTCTGGGTTTGTTAGATATGCAGCTGATGATGTTAAAAGCTCCATCGAGATGGATGCTCTTGTTCCTACTGCCTATGATCCTCCAATATGGAAAACAAAGTGTGTG AAGAGATTCCATCTACAGTTGCTACTGATCCTGCAACCAAACTCTGTTTTGTCTCTGTTGTCTTTCTCTTAG